The Artemia franciscana chromosome 11, ASM3288406v1, whole genome shotgun sequence DNA segment ATACAAGGtatgggaataaaaaaaacttaagtctTCTAAAACGACCCTTTAACATTCCAATCGCCCTTTCAACGGACATTCTTGTAGAAGACAGTTTAAAGTTGTACCTAACCTGATATCTGGTTAGGTTACCCGTATCTCTGTATGGTGTTAGTAACCGGTCAGAAAGTGGATACGCTGCATCGCCGATTAAATGGCTATCCTCgggaaaaaataaagtactCTTTTGTAGGTCAGTGCAAATTTCTGAATGCCGAAAAACACGGACATCATGCATGGACCCTGGCTGCCCTACATAACAGTCAGTAAATTTCAGGTTATGTTGGCACACAACCTGCAATTGGAGAGAGTGAAACCCCTTTCTGTTGATATATGTTCCCGAAGAATGTTGAGGGGTTCTGATTAGGATGTGGGTTCCATCTATAGCACCAAGAACCCCTGGAAAGCCAGCAGTAGAACTATTGGCAGAAACTATGTTTTGTGCTTCTGTAGCCCCTGGCCAATCTATTGTTGTTGATGCCATTTCGTAAATGGCGTCAATTGTTCTTCTTATGATTCGGAACACTGTTGACTTACACACATCGAAGCGACATCCAACGGACCTGTAGGACTCTGGGGTTGCCAGAATCCATAGAGTTATGAGGGGCATCTTGTCTGGTGATGTTGGTCTTGTCTGATTCTGTAggtttatgttaatttttcctAAGAGAAGATCGAAAGTACTTCTATAAAGTCTAAAATGAGTTTTAAAATCATAATCCAGCATTCTCTCTGTGACCATTTCTTCATATCCTGCTACCTTTGGTACATTTCGTCTCGATATGGTTGAAACTCTTGTCtaaaaaaggaagtattttgaagcaacgGATAAACAATGATTATGAAACCGAGAAGAtattatttctgaattttttatttcgcCATTGTTATGAAGAAGAGCCTATTGTTCTGAAACCGAGCTGGAAAAATTCCAGCTGGTATTAGattcaaattaaattacaaaatgattttcatatttaattacttttataaatttgacttaataAGGCATTCATAAAGTACCCTATGGTACGCAAAAAGTACAGTTTGGGTTTGTCTTCCcattctttaaaattaacatgTCAAAAAAGGGTCATATCgaccagtgctgtcacttacttgaagtacttttacttgtagtactacttaagtaaaattttccattacttttacttgtacttaagtaaaaattctaaggtgtacttattacttgatacttaagtaagattacgaaatacttattacttaagatacttttaatgtacttgtttttcaaatactttacctttgacacgaaaattttgtgtgtctgtgctttggcaatgtacaagaaaacatcaccctttagatttagagtaaactcagatatagctccatgcactatttttggatttgaaataaggtatttgtttttgacgaagaaaaattatagtatgattaacacttggtttaatttttgtttaaaagttatataacaaagaaaattgaaattatttcacagttcactggtcgacagtgaactaaaatcccttgttttgtgctaaatgttgcatactgtagtccatttgggcttatatttctgacattagtgtttaagttttgtcatctcgtcaactgaaccagatttcaggaccttcaggaccatattattgataaaactactgaagctatgaatctttgcccatctaaatgttgtctgcaataaacaagtctagggaattctagctggatccaatgcagtggtattttgtcaaattcgttccagcaaATTAAGGTATTTAGACGAAtatgacttcagatttgtcactccattcataagttataggtcctactaaattaaaggaaaactcaactttcttaagacttgaaaccctctcccaCTCGCCCTATTTGATGTAGGGTTTGTGATAGCAGAACTTGAACCAGATCTTAgacatctttggtctagttttcattcggatccgttactccatttgccagttatactaaattaaacagaaaacttaaatttttcaggaattaaaaccaaCTCCCCTTTGTTacatttgagctagggtctttatctcaaaatgtgatatgtgtcatggtcttaggcctctttggttcaattttcattcagatccatcactttagtcgcaagttactctgaattaaaagaaaaactgttaTTAGCCgttaaagccctctcccccctgttttatttgagctagtgtcttcatctttcaacttgatgtgtctcatgatccttggcaccaaatctggccatcaaaattttcatccaaatacAACCagcgcccccccccctatacgtgattacacagacggacggacagacagacagacggacggatgGATTTTGCAACGTTTTGAGCCAATGTTGGctcattagataaaaaaaaacaatagcatatcatcatccaggcatcatcacctgtttagatagtggaaaatatccatcaagataggtttttgagatctgtctttctgtccgcccgtctgtgcaatcgagtatagcgggagaaccactagtcagatttgtattaaaattgaactatttggattaaaattgagcttaattagggcgatggggctttaagtgttaaaaaaattcgagtttttcatttaattcactgtaacttgcaaatggagagatgaatttcgatgaaaattgaataaagatgcctaagagtatgatatgcattgagttctgggatggagacccaagcttaattagggcgagggggggggggctttaagtgctaaatAAGTTGAGtttttgtttgactcagtttaacttgcgaatgaagtaatggatctcaatgaaagtcaagccaaagatgccaaaaccTTAAGACACAATGTttggagatgaagaccctagcttaattatGAAAGCCAGACCAAAGATggctaggatcagggctcatatcgagctctgatatcacaagccttatctaaaatagggcgagggggagggggtttcaagttttaaggaagtcgagttttccttcagtttagtagggcctataactacttccacccatggcttgcccaaagcctggaaataacccttttccaaaattttccttttccaagtcatactgaagccaaccttcaaccaaatattccatccccagagaaaaattactttgtatggcacttggtatttaccaagtgacatacagtgatcacaaattctgtcggtctgtcggtctgtcagtcccggtcttgctagtttaggcacttccagataagctaggacgatgaaatttggcaggcgtatctgggaccagaccagattaaatttgaaatagttgtttccccgattctaccatctgggggggagtgggagtaCAAAAGTTAGATCGGATCTTacttaaatttgatatttagaagactatcatgtctcagagctcttattttaaattcctaccggatcaggtgacatttgagggggaaaccaaaaatcttggaaaatacttagagtggagggatcgggatgaaacttagtgggaaaaataagcacaagtcctagatgcgtgattgacataaacagaacgaattcactctcttttggggagttggggggagagttaattctgaaaaatgagaaaaaatgaggcatttttaacttacaaaggagtgatcagatcttgaatttcatcggatgaagttccatatttagaagaacatcgtAACTCatatctcatgttttaaatcccgaccggatccagtgtcactggggggattttgggggggacctgaaatcttggaaaaagcttagagtggactgatcaggatgaaactaggtgggaagaataagcacaagtcctagatacgtgactgacataaccgaaatggattcgctctctttgggggagttgaagggggtgATAATTAACTCTTTGGGGTAGTAagggggttcagtgctttggcgagtttgctacttctggacgtgctaggacaatgaaaattggtaagcgtgtcagggacctgcacaaattgatttgataaagttgatttccccgattcaaccctctgggggggggctgaagggagaggaaaaattagaaaaaatgaggtatttttaacttgcgagtgggttatcggatcttaatgaattttgatatttaaaaggaccttgtgtctcagagctcttattttaaatggcgaccggcgttaagcctctgattttccttttaaattaatctattaattcttgtaattttgctagagctcatgccatatgagctcttggctcttccgacctcgtcacaagtgccatatgagcttttagctcttgttttattccttttttctcagaagattttcgacttagtctcatggtttttgccacttcatggtgtgaaaactgctgctagaaatagacaggttgcaacttctgccgtattgtcttctagtatatttaaatgtgtgcttgcatcgtgcctgcgttctgtttcttacggtaatattggtttgtcttctattgcatatgcagatgacctttctcttgttgcccggactcgccgtggattgctttctaattttactatattaaccaatgaactttctaagattggactgtcagttaatgcgtctaaatgcgagtttatttgttttaatagcccttatgtggtcgctccattcgttgctgggactgcaaatCTGCCATGttttctttagttagttggctcgGTCTGTGTgtcggtccaacactttccactaccttttcatccctagtgaatcaagccgtgaaaaacctatgCGTcgtttacggaaaaatatccccaaacagaAGCCGTTACAACCACAACGGTTTGTACGCTTATTACGTCCCTGTGCTTTTGTTCTTATCAGACATGGCTCATctatttcgtaagaaaaatcgccatactctacgtgcggcttatttcagatattgcaaattcctcctccggcttcctagatggcaccaaaacagaaaaataattgtttgatttggtttaatagatatgccttcttggattcggtcttctagtgatgatttatgtaaaaagactatctactttattcacgtttacgaccctctgtagccttttttccatattgatactggttaattagtccatgttgtcttttgtcagtttgaatttttttttcttgctgtttatcgtttttgtctttgtttattgataatactccgtactttgtgtttttttatacttttacggataataaagttcattcattcattctgcagtttgaccagccgtatggaatgcgtctgaatcagcgggcttgctgcaggcccgtgattttataatatatgtttgtagggagttttaccaaccatctgaattgactacacagcatgcggcttgcttgagtgaaaaccagccaaaggatatagatgtcatacattttcatagcgtgtctgaaatttaacttgaaaacttgaggcagtttccttgtaaaggtgccgagggtgagacatgtcatcaaagtgtgaatcaagacttcattttcatactcttcttttctttcagcaccCTGAGAGCCAGCGacctttttattgagctttgatttctcttattaaaaaaatctgcaactgactcacttggctccttactttgaaatttgagtttttttgttgctacggtttttacttattgaatcacagaatgaactactttattaccttttatctgttttaaagccaatccaaagtttatttttctattttcaatattttttccaccattccgacatgtttcagaataaccctgtattttttcaaacgtgccagatttgactgaacactaatcgccagaagttcaactctatgtgcactgtattaatcctgatatgtgatctgtctgatccaatcagaagttttttgactgcacttaattgttttgatagtctttttctttcaagccgttgtgttgaaaattggttgagATTATTTTTctggacttcgttgggtgtctaccagccaaacaagggaaaaaaaatatttgtatgtgtgtcgactgacgtcatgtttgtcgactgacaaaactaaagactgggacatcgggacacaaatgacggtcgggacaccgggacatagggaatataaatgacgaccgggacactcaaagagaaagcgaccgggacacaaggaatgttcgattagtaatcaccaccaacaaagcaccgggacacaaatgacgaccgggacacagggaatataaatgacgaccaggacacacaaatgacgaccgggacacagggaaacaacaacaacggggacaccggggggcacagggggatatataaatgacgacggggacacagggaatgttcgattagcaatcaccatcaacaaagctcgagggcaatcattagaataatgaggtatagatctgaatacagattgttttacccatggaaaattatatgttgcatgttcaagagtcagtaaacctgacaatctatttatatgcacagacaatgggacagccaagaatgttgtatattcgcaagttttacgtagttaaatatattaatttaccagaaattttaaatcagcggcatgtgaaacaggcccttcctagtaatttgaattataatgatagtcgagttttaacttataaattttcaaaaactattgggcaaaatatttttaattataatttaatactaaaaagactagatagtgatataaattggaaaccggtttgtaattgtaagcaacttggcccatttgtaaatcctacttacaaacatgttataacaggggacttgtcaataataaagcaagatgatcttcaaattataatgaataaaggggctaatttccgtctttctcatcatctaaaaccatcgagtgttcttgatggcttggaaaatgattttgatttatttattgataagtggtgtaagaaagagaataaaaataaagagagttttcaaagttggaagaatttaattattagtagaataagaaataaaatatattctaacttaaaaaatagtaacactacatcattattttataatgcgaagattaaacaagcaattgctaatctaaagaatgaatttgtaattgtgccagtggataaagctaataataattttgccataatttgtcagaagctgtattgtgatatcttaaaaagggagttatgcacaactaatgtttacgaaaaggtaaatatagaggatgagaatttaattgaaaagactgaagaaatactttttaaaaattttaatattacaataaatgacaatgataaaaagttccctttcctatattggactgtaaaatttcataagaatccccctaaaccacggtttattgctggagcagctaaatgtccaacccgcatggctgctactgacctctctttaattttaaaggaaattgtaaataaacttaaaacctattgttctggtattaaaaaaattccgaattttaatccatattggagtgttaataattcactgcaggtgatagattctttaacaatggtttcagctaaaagaattgagtctttcgattttgcgacaatttatattaatttatcacttaatgtagtgtttgataatttaaaaactgttatcaagaaatctttcctcttatctagtaaaaggttcttagaaatagacatttataataaaaaagctatatgtacaaattgctttaatactacagttaacttgagatgttacagcttggacatgatttttgagttattggaatttgttttatacaatacttttataagatttggggatgacttgtacaagcaaattgtgggaattcccatgggggggaattccagcccatttatagctgacttgtttttaagtcaactcgaatataaatatatgatggataagaataatccaattaatttaaaacatgctttgtcaaataataaaagatatttagatgatattttggtcttaaattgtaaggatttcattgatatttctaaaaatgtatatccatcagagcttattcttgagcctagtcattgcgctggtcatgaagatcatttcttagatttaaatattaatatttgtaataataataaattaagttttaaaatgtataataaaacggatgattttgattttgaagtgattagtttcccattccctgaaagtaatatacactcaaatatcacatattcagcgtttttctcacagttacttcgttatgcaaggatttgtagtaattatattgattttaaaaatagatgtaaaatcttaagccaaaaattgatatctagAGGtatttctgcaaataaattaacttggcaatttaaaaaatttagttttcattataacgaacttttaaataaatatcaaaagaattatctagaaatacttaaagaaattttcaactaatttcggaggttcgagaaatgtcgcagcgccatttattttgaattgtgtttctaattgagcggattttcttaaaaattagccacatggtaaagatgaattctataattgtttagttcatttaggttttttgcaatgtgttaatatttgtgatttggtaaaatttataatatttagtttccctattgttgctaaagggagggatatatcaacaggataagcttgttttggttttacttggttgttttacatttgctgttttttttttctttcataggcatgtattttgggggtgatacctgacgcggagatgccatggatattctgtggtagccacaacactgtgctgggtagagaatttagagtggcgaaaccctatataggccagtgtattctcctgatgagcccttatgttgggtattgcctctgaattatttgtctatattattttttctattatttggtaaatgacgacttatacttattgacgacatgactgcctgtccatggattattctttatggttgattgtgtgtggctatgctgtttgacctctgtgattgtatggatgagtagggttgaggcctcattcaagtgctggtctatattaatcactaatttaggaaaacagtcttccttttctccttctgtctctcttttttttctttttttttttttatgtgtttgtgctgttgcattggtgatttctcttttcatgatatatatatatatatatatatatatatatatatatatatatatatatatatatgtatatatatatatatatatttatatatatatatatatatatatatatatatatatatatatatatatatatatatatatatatatatatgtatatatatatatatatatatatatatatctatctatataaaaagaagttgtctgtctgtggatgggtcaggtgacgtcacctgaaaaaactggatcaggtgacgtcaaaactgaaaaaactaaaaaaggcaaaaactacaaaaaaaactaaaaactaataaaaaaataaaaaagctaaaaaactaaaaaaactaaaaaaaggcaaaaactacaaaaaaaactaaaaactaataaaaaagctaaaaaactaaaaaaactaaaaaaaggcaaaaactacaaaaaaaactaaaaactaataaaaaaaataaaaaagctaaaaaactaaaaaaactaaaaaaaaggttaaaaacgaaaaaaactaaaaactaaaaaaaaggaaaaaactgaaaaataagctaaaataaaggtaaaaaccaataaaaaactaaaaaaaaaactgaaaaaactaaaaaaaggcaaaaactacaaaaaaaaactaaaaactaataaaaaaagtaaaaaagctaaaaaactaaaataactaaaaaaactaaaaaaaggtaaaaaactgaaaaaaataaaaaataaaaaaaaactaaaaaaaaggaaaaaactgaaaaataagctaaaataaaggtaaaaaccaataaaaaactaaaaagaaaaaaaggaaaaaactaaaaaaaattttcatctaaaaaactaaaaaaggtaaaaactaaaagaactaaaaaagaaaaaaataaatgacgaaactcaaagagaaagcgaccaggacaaaaggaatgttcgattagcaatcaacaaaacacagggacacagggagtataaatgacgaccaggacataagtaaaaaaaaaaaactatctatatatataaaaataagttgtctgtcgatctgtggatcgtggatcaggtgacgtcacctgaaaaaactggatcaggtgacgtcaaaactgaaaaaactaaaaaaggcaaaaactacaaaaaaaactaaaaactaataaaaaaaataaaaaagctaaaaaactaaaaaaaactaaaaaaaggcaaaaactacaaaaaaaaactaaaaactaataaaaaaataaaaaagctaaaaaactaaaaaaactaaaaaaactaaaaaaaggtaaaaaactaaaaaaactaaaaactaaaaaaaaactaaaaaaaaggaaaaaactgaaaaaataagctaaaataaaggtaaaaaccaataaaaaactaaaaaaaaaactgaaaaaactaaaaaaaggcaaaaactacaaaaaaactaaaaactaataaaaaaagtaaaaaagctaaaaaactaaaaaaaactaaaaaaactaaaaaaaggtaaaaaactaaaaaaaataaaaaataaaaaaaaaataaaaaaaaaggaagaaactgaaaaataagctaacataaaggtaaaaaccaataaaaaactaaaaagaaaaaaaggaaaaaactaaaaaaattttcatctaaaaaactaaaaaaaactaaaaaaggaaaaaactaaaaaaaggcaaaaactacaaaaaaaactaaaaactaataaaaaaaataaaaaagctaaaaaactaaaaaaactaaaaaaactaaaaaaaggtaaaaaactaaaaaaaaggaaaaaactgaaaaaataagctaaaatagaggtaaaaaccaata contains these protein-coding regions:
- the LOC136033329 gene encoding putative nuclease HARBI1; translated protein: MPLITLWILATPESYRSVGCRFDVCKSTVFRIIRRTIDAIYEMASTTIDWPGATEAQNIVSANSSTAGFPGVLGAIDGTHILIRTPQHSSGTYINRKGFHSLQLQVVCQHNLKFTDCYVGQPGSMHDVRVFRHSEICTDLQKSTLFFPEDSHLIGDAAYPLSDRLLTPYRDTGNLTRYQVRYNFKLSSTRMSVERAIGMLKGRFRRLKFFLFPYLVFICKSIIAACTLHNFCIDENDLHFENSEELSSGGAATINSENNIYNSTVTARAKRDRIARLS